In the genome of Clostridia bacterium, one region contains:
- a CDS encoding branched-chain amino acid aminotransferase gives MSLEIRIEKNKNPKQKPDPNSLGFGKYFTDHMFIMDYTEGKGWHDARIIPYGPLELDPATAALHYGQSIFEGLKAYKTEDGRILLFRPGKNMDRINSTNERMCMPQIDVEFCIEAIKTLVKLDSDWIPSAPGTSLYIRPFIFAVDPFLGVHPSHTYKFIVILSPVGAYYPTGLSPVKIFVESEYVRAVKGGTGFAKTCGNYAASLKAQSEASQKGYIQVLWLDGVERKYIEEVGAMNIFFKINGEIITPSLEGSILPGITRDSVIQLLKSWGVKVTEKRITIQEVYDAHANGALEEVFGTGTAAVVSPVGELNWNDNKITVNDFKIGEISQKLYDSITGIQSGKLEDKLNWTVKVI, from the coding sequence ATGTCTTTAGAGATTAGAATTGAAAAAAACAAAAATCCAAAACAAAAGCCTGACCCAAATAGCCTCGGATTTGGAAAGTATTTTACGGATCATATGTTTATTATGGACTATACGGAAGGTAAGGGATGGCATGATGCCAGAATAATCCCATATGGTCCTTTGGAACTCGACCCTGCGACTGCTGCATTGCACTATGGTCAATCCATTTTTGAGGGGCTGAAGGCATATAAAACAGAAGATGGAAGGATACTTCTTTTCAGACCTGGTAAAAACATGGACAGAATAAATTCTACAAATGAAAGAATGTGTATGCCTCAGATAGATGTAGAATTCTGTATAGAAGCAATAAAGACCCTTGTAAAACTAGACAGTGATTGGATACCTTCTGCTCCCGGTACTTCACTTTATATAAGACCTTTTATTTTTGCAGTAGATCCTTTTCTTGGTGTTCATCCTTCCCACACATATAAGTTCATCGTTATTCTATCCCCAGTGGGTGCATACTACCCCACAGGACTCAGTCCCGTAAAGATTTTTGTCGAGAGCGAATATGTGAGAGCAGTAAAAGGCGGAACAGGGTTTGCAAAAACTTGTGGAAACTATGCTGCAAGTCTGAAAGCTCAGTCGGAAGCTTCTCAAAAAGGTTATATTCAAGTCTTGTGGCTTGATGGTGTAGAAAGAAAATATATTGAAGAAGTAGGAGCTATGAATATCTTCTTCAAAATAAACGGGGAGATCATTACTCCTTCACTGGAAGGAAGCATTTTACCAGGTATAACACGGGATTCCGTTATCCAGCTTTTAAAATCCTGGGGTGTTAAAGTCACAGAAAAGCGCATAACCATTCAGGAAGTTTATGATGCTCACGCAAATGGAGCACTTGAAGAAGTTTTTGGAACAGGTACGGCTGCAGTTGTCTCCCCTGTCGGCGAACTCAACTGGAATGATAACAAAATAACAGTAAACGATTTCAAAATAGGTGAGATTTCCCAGAAACTGTATGATTCCATTACCGGCATACAAAGCGGAAAGCTTGAAGATAAGCTTAAC